The following are encoded together in the Kribbella sp. CA-293567 genome:
- a CDS encoding tetratricopeptide repeat protein yields MTDVRGGVYPFCRACTASSTAWRAPDPITRLSGVGSRFYGHRDVCADCGSSVRTLYSTFLLLPVANRGRFRIIRTGGRSYVGRRLLDRPMAVPSLPRQDPPASEFRNHPELVDATYEQAEAHWAARDSAGALPLYEASLAACEKVLRADDPATLQVRLRVAQALLATGDYAAAIGWFELVTPQLVRVFGADHDLPRVAVEGVTGAQLMVGGPRAEMKLLATLLDQDEKTLGRKHPKVLRTRAALGRATMFAGQYGAAVQVLETTVADSIDGLGADHPDTLIFGSILLEACDTADSRGKKKDRELAATARDRWTLAPKAD; encoded by the coding sequence ATGACTGACGTCCGCGGCGGGGTGTACCCGTTCTGCCGAGCCTGCACCGCGTCGTCGACGGCCTGGCGCGCGCCGGACCCGATCACCCGGCTGAGCGGGGTCGGCAGCCGCTTCTACGGTCACCGCGACGTCTGCGCGGACTGCGGATCCTCCGTGCGCACGCTGTACTCGACCTTCCTGCTGCTCCCGGTCGCCAACCGCGGGCGGTTCCGGATCATCAGGACCGGTGGCCGCAGCTACGTCGGCCGCAGGCTGCTCGACCGGCCGATGGCCGTCCCGAGCCTGCCGCGGCAGGACCCGCCGGCCTCGGAGTTCAGGAACCACCCCGAGCTGGTCGACGCGACGTACGAGCAGGCCGAGGCACACTGGGCCGCTCGCGACTCGGCCGGCGCTCTCCCCCTCTACGAAGCTTCGCTCGCCGCCTGCGAAAAGGTCCTCAGGGCCGACGATCCAGCCACGTTGCAGGTGCGGCTGCGGGTCGCCCAGGCGCTGCTGGCGACCGGTGACTACGCCGCGGCGATCGGCTGGTTCGAGCTCGTCACACCCCAACTCGTCCGGGTTTTCGGAGCCGATCACGACCTGCCCAGGGTCGCGGTCGAAGGCGTGACCGGCGCTCAGTTGATGGTCGGCGGACCCAGGGCCGAGATGAAGTTGCTCGCCACCCTGCTCGACCAGGACGAGAAGACCTTGGGCCGAAAGCACCCGAAGGTACTGCGGACCCGTGCCGCGCTCGGCCGGGCGACGATGTTCGCCGGCCAGTACGGCGCCGCCGTTCAGGTGCTGGAGACAACGGTTGCCGACAGCATCGACGGGCTGGGCGCCGACCACCCGGACACGCTCATCTTCGGCAGCATCCTGCTGGAGGCCTGCGACACCGCCGACAGCCGCGGCAAGAAGAAGGACCGCGAACTGGCCGCGACGGCCCGCGACCGCTGGACGCTAGCCCCGAAGGCGGACTGA
- the ddaH gene encoding dimethylargininase, whose translation MATVRALVRRPSPRLAEGLLTHLDRVPVDADLAVQQWQQYVDVLTEAGWSCIEVPPADDCPDGVFVEDTMVVYQDLAVIARAGADERRPEAAEAERTVAAQGYRIAHITDPGTMDGGDILKVGTTVYAGLGGRTNQAGVDQLRQYFAPLGAEVVAVPVEKVLHLKSAVTALPDGTVIGYEPLTDNPAAFPKFLAVPEEGGAHVVLLGEDRLLMAASAPRTAALFRERGYTPVVVDISEFEKLEGCVTCLSVRLRG comes from the coding sequence ATGGCCACCGTCCGCGCACTTGTCCGCCGTCCGAGCCCCCGCCTGGCAGAGGGTCTGCTCACCCACCTGGACCGCGTCCCGGTCGATGCCGACCTCGCGGTCCAGCAGTGGCAGCAGTACGTCGACGTGCTCACTGAGGCCGGCTGGAGCTGTATCGAGGTCCCGCCTGCGGACGACTGCCCGGACGGCGTCTTCGTCGAGGACACCATGGTCGTCTATCAGGACCTTGCGGTGATCGCCCGGGCCGGAGCCGACGAGCGACGCCCGGAGGCGGCCGAGGCCGAGCGCACCGTGGCGGCCCAGGGCTACCGGATCGCGCACATCACCGACCCGGGCACGATGGACGGCGGCGACATCCTCAAGGTCGGCACCACCGTGTACGCCGGACTCGGCGGCCGCACGAACCAGGCCGGTGTCGACCAGCTCCGCCAGTACTTCGCGCCGCTCGGCGCCGAGGTGGTCGCGGTACCGGTGGAGAAGGTGCTGCACCTGAAGTCGGCGGTGACCGCGTTGCCGGACGGCACGGTGATCGGGTACGAGCCGCTCACCGACAACCCGGCGGCCTTCCCGAAGTTCCTCGCCGTACCGGAGGAGGGCGGCGCGCACGTGGTCCTGCTGGGGGAGGACCGGTTGCTGATGGCCGCCTCCGCGCCCCGGACCGCGGCGCTGTTCCGCGAGCGCGGCTACACGCCGGTCGTGGTCGACATCAGCGAGTTCGAGAAGCTCGAGGGCTGCGTGACCTGCTTGTCAGTCCGCCTTCGGGGCTAG
- a CDS encoding hemerythrin domain-containing protein codes for MPKILQQTGGDVVEAILADHRWFEEALRELRDVQADRAAVLADLATVLIAHAEAEESKVYPSLKNRHAIDAEEVEHSEHEHDEGNEALLALMEVEDPASEEFGEKTHELSEALSHHLDEEERDVLNPARTDIDQSVRVELGEAFAEERARLIENDCGSIENVRKLVEAAKKKD; via the coding sequence ATGCCGAAGATCCTGCAGCAGACCGGTGGCGACGTGGTGGAGGCCATCCTGGCCGACCATCGCTGGTTCGAGGAGGCCCTGCGCGAGCTGCGCGACGTCCAAGCCGACCGGGCCGCCGTGCTCGCGGATCTGGCCACCGTGCTGATCGCGCACGCGGAGGCCGAGGAGTCGAAGGTCTATCCGTCGCTGAAGAACCGGCACGCGATCGACGCCGAGGAGGTCGAGCACTCCGAGCACGAGCACGACGAGGGCAACGAGGCGCTGCTCGCGCTGATGGAGGTCGAGGACCCCGCCAGCGAGGAGTTCGGCGAGAAGACCCACGAGCTGTCCGAGGCGTTGTCCCATCACCTGGACGAGGAGGAGCGCGACGTGCTCAACCCGGCCAGGACCGACATCGACCAGAGCGTCCGGGTCGAGCTCGGCGAGGCCTTCGCCGAGGAACGGGCCCGGCTGATCGAGAACGACTGCGGTTCGATCGAGAACGTGCGCAAGCTGGTCGAGGCAGCCAAGAAGAAGGACTGA
- a CDS encoding MBL fold metallo-hydrolase, with translation MRSLTVLGSCGAWPEPGRACAGFLLEYDGFKIVLDLGYATLPQLLKHCPEGAVDAVIVTHQHPDHCVDVSALARVRHYLAREAAPIPLYCPPGVLDVLRTLEPHPDPATVFDVRDLAESTTIGPFRLGTTLLPHYVTNLGVRLSTPELTVAYTGDSGPGPEAAALAAGADLFICDATLQGSSPRSTPRYVMTAGEAATAAAGARKLLLTHFWPGSDRAISVSEAQRIFPGEVIAAAEGLRITL, from the coding sequence ATGAGGTCGCTGACCGTTCTCGGCTCGTGCGGCGCGTGGCCCGAGCCGGGCCGGGCGTGCGCGGGATTCCTGCTCGAGTACGACGGGTTCAAGATCGTGCTCGACCTCGGCTACGCCACCCTGCCGCAACTGCTGAAGCACTGCCCCGAGGGGGCGGTCGACGCAGTGATCGTGACCCACCAGCACCCCGACCACTGCGTCGACGTGAGCGCGCTCGCCCGCGTCCGCCACTACCTGGCCCGCGAGGCCGCGCCGATCCCGCTCTACTGTCCCCCTGGCGTTCTCGATGTACTCCGGACGCTCGAGCCGCACCCCGACCCCGCGACGGTGTTCGACGTACGCGACCTCGCCGAGTCGACCACCATCGGACCGTTTCGCCTGGGAACGACGCTCTTGCCGCACTACGTGACGAACCTCGGTGTTCGCTTGAGCACGCCAGAGCTCACGGTCGCCTACACGGGCGACAGCGGCCCTGGTCCAGAGGCCGCTGCGTTGGCCGCCGGAGCCGACCTTTTCATCTGCGACGCTACTCTGCAGGGCTCATCACCCCGGAGCACACCGCGTTACGTGATGACAGCCGGCGAAGCGGCGACAGCCGCCGCCGGCGCGCGGAAGCTTCTCCTGACCCACTTCTGGCCGGGCTCGGACCGGGCGATCTCGGTGTCCGAAGCCCAGCGGATCTTCCCGGGCGAAGTCATAGCCGCCGCCGAAGGGCTCAGAATCACCCTGTGA
- a CDS encoding YccF domain-containing protein: MRTLLNLIWLVLAGFWLAVGYVVAGLICCLLIVTIPFGIASFRIAGYALWPFGRTVVDKPGAGAGSVLGNVIWVIFAGWWLALGHLATGIALCLTIIGIPLGLANFKLIPVSLLPLGKDIVPSDLAFAGR; this comes from the coding sequence ATGAGAACGCTTCTGAACCTGATCTGGCTGGTGCTGGCCGGCTTCTGGCTGGCCGTCGGTTACGTCGTCGCCGGGCTGATCTGCTGCCTGCTGATCGTCACGATCCCGTTCGGCATCGCGTCGTTCCGGATCGCCGGCTACGCGCTCTGGCCGTTCGGCCGGACCGTCGTGGACAAGCCAGGCGCGGGCGCCGGCTCGGTCCTCGGCAACGTGATCTGGGTGATCTTCGCCGGCTGGTGGCTCGCCCTCGGTCACCTGGCCACCGGGATCGCGCTCTGCCTGACGATCATCGGCATCCCACTCGGCCTGGCCAACTTCAAGCTGATCCCGGTCTCCCTGCTCCCGCTCGGCAAGGACATCGTCCCCAGCGATCTGGCCTTCGCCGGTCGATGA
- a CDS encoding alpha/beta fold hydrolase gives MTSADGTRIAVHEYGEPTAPVLVCVHGYPDNAGLWRDVASRLAEHFRVVAYDVRGAGQSDQPRQRSAYELDRLEEDFTAVLDAVAPDQPVQLLAHDWGSIQAWHFVTSERLAGRIASFVSISGPSLDHAGHFFRRRGLSPAGLKQLAHSWYVFYFQLPWLPERGWRKGWAHRVFGRLERSAGGSSPDPSERSLADYVNGLQLYRANVLPRLLRPRERRTGVPVLAVSPDGDAFVTTPLQTDVGRWAPNLSVQVVRGGHWLPRNNPGLVARLTLEHTRRVAGWRT, from the coding sequence GTGACCAGTGCCGACGGCACCCGCATCGCCGTCCACGAGTACGGCGAGCCGACCGCGCCCGTGCTGGTCTGCGTGCACGGCTACCCGGACAACGCCGGACTCTGGCGCGACGTCGCGAGCAGGCTGGCCGAGCACTTCCGTGTCGTCGCGTACGACGTCCGTGGCGCGGGGCAGTCGGACCAGCCGCGGCAGCGCTCGGCGTACGAGTTGGACCGGCTGGAGGAGGACTTCACCGCGGTCCTCGACGCGGTCGCCCCCGACCAGCCGGTCCAGTTGCTCGCGCACGACTGGGGCTCGATCCAGGCGTGGCACTTCGTCACCAGCGAGCGGCTGGCCGGCCGGATCGCCTCGTTCGTGTCGATCTCCGGGCCCTCTCTGGACCATGCGGGCCACTTCTTCCGGCGGCGCGGGCTGTCACCCGCTGGACTGAAACAGCTGGCCCACTCTTGGTACGTCTTCTATTTCCAGCTGCCCTGGCTGCCGGAGCGAGGATGGCGGAAAGGCTGGGCGCATCGCGTTTTCGGCCGGCTGGAACGCAGTGCCGGCGGTAGCAGCCCCGATCCCAGTGAGCGCTCTCTGGCCGACTACGTCAACGGGCTGCAGCTGTACCGGGCGAACGTCCTGCCGAGGCTGCTCCGGCCGCGCGAGCGGCGAACCGGCGTACCGGTGCTGGCTGTTTCGCCGGACGGGGACGCGTTCGTGACGACGCCGCTGCAGACCGACGTCGGGCGCTGGGCCCCGAACCTGAGCGTGCAGGTGGTCAGGGGTGGCCACTGGTTACCCCGGAACAATCCCGGACTGGTGGCCCGGCTGACCCTCGAGCACACCCGCCGGGTGGCAGGCTGGAGGACATGA
- a CDS encoding saccharopine dehydrogenase family protein — translation MSREYDVVIFGATGFTGALTAKYLAENAPAELRWALAGRNRAKLEAVRAELGVEVDLLIADVGDAASLQSVAEAARVVVTTVGPYIRYGEPLVAACAAAGTDYLDLTGEQEFVDRMYVAHHALAARTGARIVHCCGFDSIPYDLGVQFTVEQLPKNVPLKVDGLVRAGGKPSSGTLHTVVTVLSRGKSNLDARRARRQVEPRLEGRSVKAAAGKLHRSQGFWAVPLPTVDPQIVVTSAARLPEYGPDFRYSHYAAVKQLPMVAGGIAGFGLLAVAAQIPPARNALLSRFKAGDGPSEERRAKSWFKARFIGEGGGKRVVTEVSGGDPGYGETAKMLAESALSLALDDLPETAGQVTTAVALGPALRRRLVAAGIKFETLLVEDY, via the coding sequence ATGAGCCGCGAGTACGACGTCGTCATCTTCGGCGCGACGGGCTTCACCGGCGCGCTGACCGCGAAGTACCTCGCCGAGAACGCGCCGGCCGAGCTCAGGTGGGCGCTGGCCGGCCGCAACCGGGCCAAGCTGGAAGCGGTCCGCGCCGAACTCGGCGTGGAGGTCGACCTGCTGATCGCCGATGTCGGCGACGCCGCCTCCCTGCAGTCGGTCGCCGAGGCTGCCAGGGTCGTCGTCACGACCGTCGGCCCCTACATCCGGTACGGCGAACCGCTGGTGGCCGCGTGCGCCGCCGCGGGCACCGACTATCTCGACCTCACCGGTGAGCAGGAGTTCGTCGACCGGATGTACGTCGCGCACCACGCGCTGGCTGCCCGGACCGGAGCGCGGATCGTCCACTGCTGCGGCTTCGACTCGATCCCCTACGACCTGGGCGTGCAGTTCACCGTCGAGCAGTTGCCGAAGAACGTGCCGCTCAAGGTGGACGGCCTCGTCCGGGCCGGCGGCAAGCCGTCGTCCGGCACGCTGCACACGGTGGTTACGGTGCTGTCGCGTGGCAAGTCGAACCTCGACGCCCGGCGGGCGCGCCGCCAGGTCGAGCCGCGGCTGGAGGGCCGTTCGGTGAAGGCCGCAGCCGGCAAGCTTCACCGTAGCCAGGGGTTCTGGGCCGTACCGCTGCCGACCGTCGATCCGCAGATCGTCGTCACCTCGGCCGCCAGGCTGCCGGAGTACGGGCCGGACTTCCGGTACTCGCACTACGCCGCGGTGAAGCAGTTGCCGATGGTTGCCGGCGGCATCGCCGGGTTCGGTCTGCTGGCCGTCGCCGCGCAGATTCCGCCGGCCCGCAACGCACTGCTGAGCCGCTTCAAGGCCGGTGACGGTCCGAGTGAGGAGCGCCGGGCCAAGTCCTGGTTCAAGGCGCGCTTCATCGGTGAAGGCGGCGGGAAGCGGGTCGTGACCGAGGTGTCCGGCGGCGACCCCGGGTACGGCGAGACGGCGAAGATGCTCGCCGAAAGCGCTCTCTCACTGGCCCTGGACGACCTCCCCGAGACTGCCGGCCAAGTCACCACGGCGGTCGCCCTGGGGCCGGCGCTGCGTCGCCGATTGGTTGCGGCAGGCATCAAATTCGAGACTCTGCTGGTGGAGGACTACTGA
- a CDS encoding SDR family oxidoreductase, translated as MAGKVVLITGASRGIGAAVARRLASEGDTPALVGLEPDELKKVAEDCGPDAGWWEADVTDTESLRTAVEAIAERYGRIDVVMANAGIAAPGFTRSMDPDVWERVLDVDLYGVWRTVHLTLPHLLASKGYLLLVSSLAAVVHIPGLASYNVSKAGVEAMGNSLRSELRHLGVRVGVAHMTFVDTDMVRGVDDHPVFGGARTGIPFVGKTYSLDFAVDKFTAGIRKRSRVVHVPGWIGVLKIFRSLVPHVVELGARFSVPKADRAALADIEARGAAASSRASGAGGRADAEKAAKR; from the coding sequence ATGGCTGGCAAGGTCGTACTCATCACCGGCGCTTCCCGCGGGATCGGCGCCGCCGTCGCCCGCCGGCTGGCGAGCGAGGGAGACACGCCGGCCCTGGTCGGTCTCGAACCCGACGAGCTGAAGAAGGTCGCCGAGGACTGCGGCCCCGATGCCGGCTGGTGGGAGGCCGATGTCACCGACACCGAGTCGCTGCGAACCGCGGTGGAGGCGATCGCCGAGCGGTACGGCCGGATCGACGTCGTGATGGCCAACGCAGGGATCGCCGCGCCCGGCTTCACCCGCAGCATGGACCCCGACGTCTGGGAGCGCGTTCTCGACGTCGACCTGTACGGCGTCTGGCGGACCGTGCACCTGACCCTGCCGCACCTGCTCGCGAGCAAGGGCTACCTGTTGCTCGTGTCATCGCTGGCCGCGGTCGTGCACATCCCCGGCCTGGCGTCGTACAACGTCTCCAAGGCCGGTGTCGAGGCGATGGGCAACAGCCTCCGCTCCGAACTGCGGCACCTCGGCGTCCGGGTCGGCGTGGCCCACATGACCTTCGTCGACACCGACATGGTGCGCGGCGTGGACGACCACCCGGTGTTCGGCGGCGCCCGCACCGGGATCCCGTTCGTCGGCAAGACCTACTCGCTCGACTTCGCGGTGGACAAGTTCACCGCCGGGATCAGGAAGCGCTCTCGCGTGGTCCACGTGCCGGGCTGGATCGGCGTCCTCAAGATCTTCCGGTCGCTCGTTCCGCACGTGGTCGAACTCGGGGCACGCTTCAGCGTGCCGAAGGCCGACCGTGCCGCGCTGGCCGACATCGAGGCCCGGGGCGCCGCGGCGTCGTCGCGCGCGTCCGGTGCCGGCGGTCGCGCGGATGCCGAGAAGGCGGCCAAGCGATGA
- a CDS encoding TetR/AcrR family transcriptional regulator has translation MSHTSSTRLQPEERRTQILDAARRVLEADPHRELSVEVVAAEAGVSPALLFHYFGSKKKFQYAVIEAAAAEVMLRTAPDLSLPPEEQLRSGIRAFVRAVLEAPQLYRATLLMSAAGDPAVRALHSELRQVFSQWVISAVAQRGISITPAVELACHGWQGYVEQLLLTWIGNPTISPAELESLCERSLDAVLSTTGT, from the coding sequence GTGAGTCACACCTCGTCCACCCGGCTGCAGCCGGAGGAGCGCCGGACCCAGATTCTCGACGCCGCGCGCCGGGTGCTGGAAGCCGACCCGCATCGCGAGCTGAGCGTGGAGGTGGTGGCCGCGGAGGCCGGCGTCTCCCCCGCGCTGCTGTTCCACTACTTCGGCTCGAAGAAGAAGTTCCAGTACGCCGTGATCGAGGCGGCCGCCGCCGAGGTGATGCTGCGGACCGCGCCGGATCTCTCCCTCCCACCCGAGGAGCAGCTCCGCAGTGGCATCCGGGCCTTCGTGCGGGCCGTGCTCGAAGCACCGCAGCTCTATCGGGCCACCCTGCTGATGTCCGCGGCCGGAGACCCCGCGGTCCGGGCCCTGCATTCGGAGCTGCGTCAGGTTTTCAGCCAGTGGGTGATCAGCGCCGTCGCCCAGCGAGGCATCTCGATCACGCCCGCCGTCGAACTGGCCTGCCACGGCTGGCAGGGGTACGTCGAGCAGCTCCTGCTGACCTGGATCGGCAACCCGACCATCTCCCCTGCCGAGCTGGAGAGCCTCTGCGAGCGCTCTCTCGACGCGGTCCTCAGCACGACCGGCACCTGA
- a CDS encoding MarR family winged helix-turn-helix transcriptional regulator, with protein MTDDATPSGPPDGAAVSPSLLLMMLGRRLREQVEAGLREQGLSMRHFSALGHLAHHPGLSYSELARRDGITAQSMQSTLRQLRELGAVELLTEPGRGRTADLQVTEAGQALLERGRAVLRAADQRLVDAIGNENGELLAGLVLRAFVGLKQ; from the coding sequence GTGACCGACGACGCGACCCCCAGCGGCCCACCGGACGGAGCGGCCGTGAGCCCGTCGTTGCTGCTGATGATGCTGGGACGCCGGCTCCGTGAGCAGGTCGAGGCGGGGCTGCGCGAGCAAGGCCTGTCCATGCGGCACTTCTCCGCGCTCGGCCATCTCGCCCACCATCCAGGCCTGTCCTACAGCGAGCTCGCGCGCAGGGACGGCATCACTGCGCAGAGCATGCAGTCGACGTTGCGGCAGTTGCGGGAGCTCGGCGCAGTCGAGTTGCTGACCGAACCGGGGCGGGGGCGGACCGCTGACCTGCAGGTCACCGAAGCGGGCCAAGCACTGTTGGAGCGCGGCCGCGCCGTACTGCGGGCTGCCGACCAGCGACTGGTTGATGCCATCGGCAACGAAAACGGCGAGCTGCTGGCCGGGTTGGTCCTGCGGGCCTTCGTCGGACTGAAGCAGTAG
- a CDS encoding DUF2269 family protein translates to MNKFLLSVHVLAAIIFIGPVTVAASMFPPVARRELAADRPETAVLRVLHRISNVYAVGGIAVPVFGLAVGAGLGVLGEVWLIVSMGLTALAAGVLLLAVLPTQAEVLAVAGQDGEARAALLPRARKLSMTTGIFGLLWATVTVLMIIRPGSTTGV, encoded by the coding sequence ATGAACAAGTTCCTGCTCAGCGTGCACGTGCTGGCCGCCATCATCTTCATCGGCCCGGTGACGGTCGCAGCGAGCATGTTCCCGCCCGTCGCCCGGCGCGAACTGGCCGCCGACCGGCCGGAGACCGCGGTCCTGCGGGTGCTGCACCGGATCAGCAACGTCTATGCCGTCGGCGGCATCGCGGTGCCGGTCTTCGGCCTCGCGGTCGGCGCCGGCCTCGGCGTACTGGGCGAGGTCTGGCTGATCGTGTCGATGGGCCTGACCGCGCTGGCGGCCGGGGTGCTGCTGCTGGCCGTGCTGCCGACGCAGGCCGAGGTGCTCGCCGTGGCCGGGCAGGATGGCGAAGCCAGGGCCGCGCTGCTCCCACGGGCGAGGAAGCTGTCGATGACGACCGGCATCTTCGGCCTGTTGTGGGCGACCGTCACCGTCCTGATGATCATCCGGCCCGGCTCGACGACCGGTGTCTGA
- the xth gene encoding exodeoxyribonuclease III, whose protein sequence is MNVNGIRAAYRRGMAGWLAETDPDLLLLQEVRATDEVLRDHLGADWQIAHSEPVLAGHKGRAGVAVASRRPIKQENSEIGPERFSGSGRWVEADVVLDDGSTLTAISTYVFTGEFETPPRQAEKYAFLDAFAERLSALRADGRHVLVCGDLNIAHREVDLKAWKANRKKSGFLPDERAWMDRLFEAGWVDLGRRFGGEGPGPYSWWSWRGKAFDNDAGWRIDYQIASPELAAAATSCAIHRAPTYAERWSDHAPVVATYEM, encoded by the coding sequence GTGAATGTGAACGGGATCAGGGCGGCGTACCGGCGAGGGATGGCCGGGTGGCTGGCGGAGACCGACCCGGATCTGTTGCTGTTGCAGGAGGTCCGGGCGACCGACGAGGTACTGCGGGACCACCTCGGCGCGGATTGGCAGATCGCGCACTCCGAGCCTGTCCTGGCCGGACACAAGGGCCGCGCCGGTGTCGCGGTGGCGAGCCGGCGGCCGATCAAGCAGGAGAACAGCGAGATCGGGCCCGAGCGGTTCAGCGGCTCCGGGCGGTGGGTGGAGGCCGACGTCGTCCTCGACGACGGCTCGACGCTGACCGCGATCAGCACCTATGTCTTCACCGGTGAGTTCGAGACGCCGCCGCGGCAGGCCGAGAAGTACGCCTTCCTGGACGCCTTCGCCGAGCGCCTGTCGGCACTGCGCGCCGACGGCCGGCACGTGCTCGTCTGCGGCGATCTCAACATCGCGCACCGCGAGGTGGACCTGAAGGCCTGGAAGGCGAACCGGAAGAAGAGCGGCTTCCTGCCCGACGAACGCGCCTGGATGGATCGTTTGTTCGAGGCCGGCTGGGTGGATCTCGGCCGGAGGTTCGGCGGCGAGGGCCCGGGACCGTACTCCTGGTGGTCGTGGCGCGGAAAAGCCTTCGACAACGACGCCGGCTGGCGGATCGACTACCAGATCGCCTCGCCCGAACTGGCCGCCGCCGCGACCTCCTGCGCGATCCACCGCGCCCCGACATACGCCGAACGCTGGAGCGACCATGCGCCGGTGGTGGCGACGTACGAGATGTAG